In the genome of Nitrospirota bacterium, the window GCCAGCTAATAGCCACTCCGCCTAAAAATGCAAAAAAGATCATAGGATTCGGGAAAGAAGAATAATCCACACCATTTAGCCATAACCGCGTAAGCTTCCCTATTTTTCTGTTTCAACTTTTGTATGGCTTGAGTATAATAGGACACACCTATACTGAATACAATAAGCGGAACATGAATTAATATGCCGATTGTTAAATGGACACGAGAGCAGACAATAGTCGTATTTAACCTTTATTGCAAAATTCCATTTAATAGAGTTAGTTCTACTCATCCTGATATAGTTCGTTTTGCAAATATTATTGGAAGAAGTGCCAACTCAGTAAAAATGAAAATCGGCAACTTCGGGAGTTTTGATCCTGAATTAAAAAAGCGAGGAATTGTTGGGTTAGGAAATACAAGCAAGTTGGATGAAGATATCTGGAATGAGTTCAATAATAACTGGGAAAAACTTGCTTACGAAAGTGAACTGCTGATCGCAAAATTCAGTAAAAAGACAATTGAAGAAACTGCACACATTGAAGCAACCGAATTACCAAAGGGAAAAGAAAGAGAAGCAATCATTAAAGCAAGAGTAAATCAAAATTTCTTTAGAAGTTCAATTCTGTCATCTTATAATCAAAAATGTTGTATCACGGGATTAAGTATTTCTAATCTCTTGGTAGCAAGTCATATTATTCCTTGGTCAAAAGATGAAAAAAACAGATTAAACCCTCATAATGGTTTATGTTTGAATACAATTCACGATAAAGCATTTGATAAAGGGTTATTAACAGTTACTCCTGCATACAAAATTAAATTATCAAAATATCTTGATGATTTTAAAAAAGATGATGCCGTAAAGGATTTGTTTTTTAAATACAATAATCAATCTATCATTTTACCTGACAGATTTTTACCATCAAAAGAATTTTTAGATTATCATTACAAAGAAATATTTGAAAAAATAAATGAACAGCGTTGAACAAATTGAAGAGAGGTATCTACGTTCAAATAGAACAATAGAAACAGTTTTATTAACTGACTTAAGCAATAGTTCTCGTCAGAAGATTGTTTATGTTTACAACTATGAAGGCTATCATTACAGGATTTTTGATGACCTCGTTGAACTCACAAAGTTTTTAAATAATAATGAATTCAGAATTTTAAAAGAATACTCAAATGATTACCGGGTTAACAATTTTCTTGAAATCTATCAATTTAATACTTAACAGGCTGTAAATACAGCAGAGATACTAAGAATGCAAGGATAGTTGTGGAGTTAGCAAGAGAGTATATCGAAGAACTGGAAAACTAAAGGCATCAGAGCAGTTCTTCATACTTCCTCACCACAAACCATCCCCCTGCTTGTGAAGCGCAATAAATCGATATCGGAAAAGAAGTCCATAACATGAGAGAGCCGCAGAATATCTTTGTATCTTACTTTGACCTGAAAGACCCAAACGCGATTGACGAGATCATAAACACAGTGAAGGAGATAAAGAAATACCGGATGCTATAATTACTATATGGTAAAATAAAACAAAGCGAAAGGAGGCGCCACCCTATGACCTACACAGACAGGATAGTATCAGACCAGAAGATTTTGCTTGGCAAACCGGTAATAAAAGGCACGAGGATAACAGTCGAACTCATTTTGAAGAAGCTTTCAGAGGGCATGTCTACCGATGAAATACTTCAGGGATATCCGCATCTGAAAAAAGAAGACATCCTTGCGGTATCATTGATTCATTGATCAAAGTGCTTAACGAACATGGGGCTTCGCTTTATGGGAAATTCATTGTAATAACCGTTAACAAGATTCGCATTAGAGATGTCTGAAAAGCAGTCCTCACTCAAATCGCCCCTCGACCTCTCTAAAGACACCACTGTGAAGTACACTCCGAAGATAACACCTGCCATATGAAAATTTATCCAGTAGCTTTGCCTCCAAAAGTTGATAAATAGAGAGCCAACATGCTAAATTTTCATATTACTTATGAAAAACCTTTTTAGAAAATTCAAGAATACCGGCATACTTATCATCGGCGATCTGATGGTTGACCAGTATATATGGGGCACTGTCAAAAGGATCTCTCCTGAGGCGCCTGTGCCTGTTGTGGAGGTATCAAATGAGAACCTCACTCTGGGCGGCGCAGCGAATGTTGCCCGCAATATCACCTCTCTTGGAGGCAGGGTATTTATCGCAGGCGTTATAGGTGATGATGATACCGGAAAGATACTCACGCGCGAGTTAAACAAGAACGGCATCAACACTGACGGCATACTCGTCGATAAGGACAGGCCGACAACGGTAAAGACGAGGATCATTGCACATAACCAACAGGTAGTGCGTTTTGACAGAGAGTCCAAGTCAGGCATCAGCAGTGCATTGACATCATCCATACTCGGATATGTAAAAGAATGCCTGCCGCATATCAAGGGCGTCATCATCTCTGATTACTGCAAGGGAGTAATAACAAAACATCTTATCCAGGAAATTATCTCGATCACGAAATCGAAGGTCTTTATAGCGGCAGATCCAAAGGTAGGCCATTTTAATTATTACAAAGGTGTAAGCATCATCACGCCGAACCTCAATGAAGCATCCTTCGGATCAGGCGTGGATATAAAAGACGAAGAGACGCTGCTCGAAGCAGGCAATGCCCTTATGAAAAAACTTCAGAGCGATGCGGTGCTTATCACCAGGGGAGATCAGGGCATGACGCTCTTTGAAAAGAACGGCGATATTACACATATCCCGACATTTGCACGTGAGGTCTTTGATGTGACAGGAGCCGGAGACACGGTCATAGCAACGCTGACCCTCTGCCGCGCTGCAGGGCTAAAGCTGAAGGAATCAGCTATATATGCCAATCATGCCGCAGGCGCCGTGGTCGGCGAAGTGGGAACAACGGTTGCAACACCGGAAGATATACTAAAAAGTATTAAAACAGGAGAGAAAAGATGAAGCCTTCTAACAGAGCGCAAATGATCAAGCCTTCACCCACACTTGCCGTAGACGCCAAGGCAAAGGCGCTCAAGGCATCCGGTGTTGATATAGTCGGATTCGGCGCAGGGGAACCGGACTTTGATACGCCTCAAAACATTAAAGACGCCGCCATCAAGGCCATTAATAATGGCTTCACAAAATACACTCCGGTCGGAGGCATTGACGAACTTAAGGAAGCAATAATTGAAAAGTTCAGCAGAGACAACGGCCTGAGCTACAAGAAGGATGAGATAATAGTTTCATGCGGAGCCAAGCACAGCCTCTATAATATCGCTGAAGCATTATTTAATCCCGGCGATGAGATAATCATTCCCGCCCCTTACTGGGTCTCATATCCTGACCAGGCGATACTGAATGATGCCGTTCCTGTACACGTGATGACAGATGAGAAAAATTCCTTCATCGTAACCCCGGAAATGCTTGAAGCAAAACTTACCAAAAAGACAAAGGCGCTTATCCTCAACAGCCCTTCAAACCCTACCGGGCTGGCCTATGACAAAAAGAGCCTTGAAGCTATTGCAGAGATGGCTGTTAAACACGACTTTTATATCATATCCGACGAGATATATGAAAAGCTTACCTACGACGGGTATAAACATATAAGCATCGCATCGCTCGGAGATGAAATAAAGAAGAGGACTATTGTTGTTAACGGCCTCTCCAAGTCACACTCCATGACAGGCTGGCGCATAGGATTTGCAGCCGGAGATAAGGATGTTATAAAAGCGATGACAAATATACAGAGCCAGTCCACATCAAACCCGACCTCGATCGCGCAGAAGGCGGCTGTCGAAGCGCTTAACGGCCCTCAGGATTTCCTGCCGACGATGTTAGCTGAATTTGATAAGAGAAGAAAGTATATGATCGGGCGTTTTGAAAATATGAAAGGCGTGACATGCGCAAGGCCTCTCGGAGCATTTTACGCATTCCCGAATGTGTCATCTTACTATGGAAAGAAATTTAACGGCAACGCCATTAACTCTTCACTTGAACTCTCTGATTATTTACTTGAAAAATTTAATGTCGCTGTAGTGCCGGGCGTTGCCTTCGGCGATGACAGGTATATCAGGCTTTCATACGCCACATCAATGGCAAATATCGAAAAAGGGCTTGACAGGATAGAGAACGCACTCAAGCAGCTTGAATAAGTGATGAATCAGAAATCTCAGAAGTTATATGCGGGAAACTAAAGTGACCAAGCAGATGAAGATAGAGGGCCTGCTCTTTGATCCCAGGAGCAATATGTATATATTGATCCTCAAGGAGATAGACGGTCATGATACTCTTCCGATATGGATAGGCAAATCCGAAGCCGACTCCATCGCCCTCTCCCTCGGAAATATCTCCACCCCCAGGCCGCTTACACATGACCTCATAAAAAATGTTATCTCAGGCCTTCAGATGAAGATCACAAAGGTGGTGATCTCTGACATAGTTGATAACACCTATTACGCAGGAATATATATAGACAAAGGCGGAGGTAATCTGATCCGTATAGATTCAAGGCCGAGTGATGCGATCGCCGTAGCCACAAGAACAAACGCACCTATTTTCGTAGATGAAAGCGTTATCGAATTCAAGAGCAGCGACGAGCTTGAAGACTGGCTGAAGAACCTGAAGCCTGAAGACTTCGGGAATATAATGTGACCATCCGATACTAACTAATTAATGTGCTGACAAAAACCGAAGGAATCGTTCTTAAGACACAGAAATACGGTGAAGCCGACCTGATAGTAACCTTTCTCACCCCTTCCAAAGGCATCATAAGCACATTTGCCAAAAGCCCAAGAAAGACAAAGAGCAGGTTCGGGAGCAGCCTTGAGCCTTTAACTTATTCCAGGATATCCCTATGGGGCAAAGAGCAGTCTATGCTCAAAGTCACACAATCTGATATCATCGACTCATTCCACAGCCTCAGGGAAAACTATCAGGACTTTGTGAATATCTCTAAACTGGCTGAGATACTTATCTCGCTTACACCGTCTGATATACCAAGCAGAAAGGCATTCCCTTTTTTTCTTGATGCCCTGAAGTTTCTGAAGTCTCCGAGTGAAAAGCCTAAAGATATGTTTCATCTGATCATTCAGATACGGCTGCTTGTTATGGCAGGCTATGCTCCAAAGCTCAATAGCTGTGGAAGATGCGGCGAGAAGGGGCAGGTATTCTTCCCGCACGCAGGCTCTGTCCTATGTAATAAATGCTCTCCGAACCTGACAAAAGAGCCGCCCATCAGGATAAGCGGCAAGACATCAATATTCTACACTCACTGTATCGAGTGGCCTGTAAATACCCTTGGCAGACTGAAACCGCAGCAGGAAGTGCTTTCAGAACTTTCAGAACTTATAGACAGGCATATAACCTATCTTTTGAGCAAGCGGCTTATGACTTCCAAGTTTCTTGAAAGCGCTTAAACAGAAAGTTCTCAGCTTATCATCCTCTTTGCCCTTTTGAAAGAACCGAGGTTGTAAACATTGTTGTAGCCCATACTTTTAAGCAACCTCTTGCCCGCAAAGGAACGGCTGCCGCTGCGGCAATGAAGCAGTACAACCTTCCCCTTATCAGCCACCGTCTTGCCTATCCTGTCCTTAAGCTCAGGCAAAGGGATGAGGACTGTACCATCGAGATGAGATGTCTCATATTCCTTCTCGCTCCTCACATCAATAATAACAGCGCCCTCATCTATCATCTTCCGCGCCTTTTCCACGTTCAGGTCATTAATGATGAGAGGTTTTATTACAAAGTAGGCTATGAGTATAATTATTAGAACGGTGATTTCCATCGGCATTTTAAAATCTCCTTAGAGTTATCAGGATAACCCGTAATCTTTCGTATTATTATATCAGGTTAATAATCCCTTGACGATAGTCAGCTCATAAATTGACTGCCTCGCTACATTTCACTTATACTTTTCAGATGCTGAAGATCGCTGTTATAGACGGACAGGGCGGGGGGATAGGAAGCCTTATCGTAAAGAGGCTGAGGGCTGAATTCAAGGATTCAATCGATATCACTGTTCTTGGCACCAACTCTGCCGCAACGACCGGCATGATGAAGGCAGGCGCTGACAGGGGCGCAAGCGGCGAGAATGCTATCCTGTGGAACGCTGACAGGGTGGATGTGATCACCGGCCCGATAAGCATCATGCTCCCTAACGCCATGTTAGGAGAGCTTACCCCTTTGATGGCTGAGGCTATTTCATCCAGCGAAGCGAAGAAGATATTGATACCGCTAAACCAGGAGCAGGTAGATATAGTAGGCTTTGTAAAGGAACCCCTGCCCCATCTTGTTGATAAATTAATCGAAAAAATAAAGGAGATGGATAACGATGTGTGAAGCAAACGCTTATATCGATCAGGACGGCAAGGAAGAGCTCTATCTTGAGAATGTAGACATCATCAGGCTCGAAGAGGGCAAGGTCTACATGAAGAACCTCTTTGGAGAACAGAAGTTCTTCGAGGGAAAGATCGAAGAGATATCCTTGATAAAGCACAAGATAATACTGAAGAAGTAGCCCTCAGAGTTTACAATGAACTTCACCCGAATTATCATCCAGGAGGCGAATAACGCCTTCTATAACATGGCGCTTGACGAGGCTATATGCGAGGCTGTGAGAAAGGATCTCTCTCCCCCTACCCTGCGTATCTATAAATGGGAAAGGCCGACACTGAGCCTCGGTTACTTCCAGAAGTTGTCTGATATTGACATCGAATATTGCAGAAGTAAAAATTATCCAATCGTAAGAAGGCTGACCGGCGGCAGGGCGATCCTGCATGAATCTGAACTGACCTACAGCTTCTCCGCCAAGAAAGGCTCTCTCCTCTTTAACGGTGAATTGCATAATGACTACACAGTTATCAGCACTGCGCTGGTCGAAGGATTGAAGCTCTGCGGTATTGATGCTGAGATATCCTTCACAAGAAAGAGAGCAACTGACCAGAGGAGCCCTGCCTGCTTCAAAGTCGTATCATATGGCGAAGTAACTGTAGACAATAAAAAGGTCATCGGCAGCGCGCAGAAACGTTACAAGGATGGATTCCTTCAGCACGGCTCCCTGCTTCTTGATTTCAATGAAGGAGAACTTCAGAAGGTGCTCAAGCGCAGCAGCAAGGATGACTTCAGCGGTATCGGCTCAATAAATGAATATGCAGATAAAACATCTTACACAAACCTTGTCAGAGGAATGAAAAAGGCATTTGAAAGAGTTCTTGATGCAAAGATGATAACAGACGGCCCCACAGATTATGAGTTGAAAGCTGGAAAGGAGCTTGAGTCAAAGAAATATTCAAGCGCTGAATGGAATGCCATGCGGTAAACTGCAGTACCCGATTTATCAAATATCATAATTGATCTGTGAAACCTCGTGCGTTACAGCCTTAATATAAAAAGCGGTCAACGAACTCCA includes:
- a CDS encoding pyridoxal phosphate-dependent aminotransferase — encoded protein: MKPSNRAQMIKPSPTLAVDAKAKALKASGVDIVGFGAGEPDFDTPQNIKDAAIKAINNGFTKYTPVGGIDELKEAIIEKFSRDNGLSYKKDEIIVSCGAKHSLYNIAEALFNPGDEIIIPAPYWVSYPDQAILNDAVPVHVMTDEKNSFIVTPEMLEAKLTKKTKALILNSPSNPTGLAYDKKSLEAIAEMAVKHDFYIISDEIYEKLTYDGYKHISIASLGDEIKKRTIVVNGLSKSHSMTGWRIGFAAGDKDVIKAMTNIQSQSTSNPTSIAQKAAVEALNGPQDFLPTMLAEFDKRRKYMIGRFENMKGVTCARPLGAFYAFPNVSSYYGKKFNGNAINSSLELSDYLLEKFNVAVVPGVAFGDDRYIRLSYATSMANIEKGLDRIENALKQLE
- the rfaE1 gene encoding D-glycero-beta-D-manno-heptose-7-phosphate kinase, which codes for MKNLFRKFKNTGILIIGDLMVDQYIWGTVKRISPEAPVPVVEVSNENLTLGGAANVARNITSLGGRVFIAGVIGDDDTGKILTRELNKNGINTDGILVDKDRPTTVKTRIIAHNQQVVRFDRESKSGISSALTSSILGYVKECLPHIKGVIISDYCKGVITKHLIQEIISITKSKVFIAADPKVGHFNYYKGVSIITPNLNEASFGSGVDIKDEETLLEAGNALMKKLQSDAVLITRGDQGMTLFEKNGDITHIPTFAREVFDVTGAGDTVIATLTLCRAAGLKLKESAIYANHAAGAVVGEVGTTVATPEDILKSIKTGEKR
- a CDS encoding CooT family nickel-binding protein; the protein is MCEANAYIDQDGKEELYLENVDIIRLEEGKVYMKNLFGEQKFFEGKIEEISLIKHKIILKK
- a CDS encoding rhodanese-like domain-containing protein encodes the protein MPMEITVLIIILIAYFVIKPLIINDLNVEKARKMIDEGAVIIDVRSEKEYETSHLDGTVLIPLPELKDRIGKTVADKGKVVLLHCRSGSRSFAGKRLLKSMGYNNVYNLGSFKRAKRMIS
- a CDS encoding bifunctional nuclease family protein, whose amino-acid sequence is MTKQMKIEGLLFDPRSNMYILILKEIDGHDTLPIWIGKSEADSIALSLGNISTPRPLTHDLIKNVISGLQMKITKVVISDIVDNTYYAGIYIDKGGGNLIRIDSRPSDAIAVATRTNAPIFVDESVIEFKSSDELEDWLKNLKPEDFGNIM
- a CDS encoding DUF3842 family protein, giving the protein MKIAVIDGQGGGIGSLIVKRLRAEFKDSIDITVLGTNSAATTGMMKAGADRGASGENAILWNADRVDVITGPISIMLPNAMLGELTPLMAEAISSSEAKKILIPLNQEQVDIVGFVKEPLPHLVDKLIEKIKEMDNDV
- a CDS encoding lipoate--protein ligase family protein; translated protein: MNFTRIIIQEANNAFYNMALDEAICEAVRKDLSPPTLRIYKWERPTLSLGYFQKLSDIDIEYCRSKNYPIVRRLTGGRAILHESELTYSFSAKKGSLLFNGELHNDYTVISTALVEGLKLCGIDAEISFTRKRATDQRSPACFKVVSYGEVTVDNKKVIGSAQKRYKDGFLQHGSLLLDFNEGELQKVLKRSSKDDFSGIGSINEYADKTSYTNLVRGMKKAFERVLDAKMITDGPTDYELKAGKELESKKYSSAEWNAMR
- a CDS encoding HNH endonuclease, with product MPIVKWTREQTIVVFNLYCKIPFNRVSSTHPDIVRFANIIGRSANSVKMKIGNFGSFDPELKKRGIVGLGNTSKLDEDIWNEFNNNWEKLAYESELLIAKFSKKTIEETAHIEATELPKGKEREAIIKARVNQNFFRSSILSSYNQKCCITGLSISNLLVASHIIPWSKDEKNRLNPHNGLCLNTIHDKAFDKGLLTVTPAYKIKLSKYLDDFKKDDAVKDLFFKYNNQSIILPDRFLPSKEFLDYHYKEIFEKINEQR
- a CDS encoding DUF433 domain-containing protein encodes the protein MTYTDRIVSDQKILLGKPVIKGTRITVELILKKLSEGMSTDEILQGYPHLKKEDILAVSLIH
- the recO gene encoding DNA repair protein RecO, which produces MLTKTEGIVLKTQKYGEADLIVTFLTPSKGIISTFAKSPRKTKSRFGSSLEPLTYSRISLWGKEQSMLKVTQSDIIDSFHSLRENYQDFVNISKLAEILISLTPSDIPSRKAFPFFLDALKFLKSPSEKPKDMFHLIIQIRLLVMAGYAPKLNSCGRCGEKGQVFFPHAGSVLCNKCSPNLTKEPPIRISGKTSIFYTHCIEWPVNTLGRLKPQQEVLSELSELIDRHITYLLSKRLMTSKFLESA